The sequence below is a genomic window from Gemmatimonadaceae bacterium.
CCGGGGATGGGATACGGTTCGCCGCTCGCGTCTTCGGTCGTTAGGCAAGATGAGTCGGGTAGTGCGGGAGTAGCTCAGCTGGTAGAGCGCAAGCCTTCCAAGCTTGATGTCGCGGGTTCGAGCCCCGTCTCCCGCTCCTGGGTGGTTGCGTGGAGGGCGATGTACGGGGCACGCCGTCAGCAGGATCAACGAATCGCGCCGGAGCGAACACCGCTCGCGTAGCTCAGTTGGTAGAGCACACCCTTGGTAAGGGTGAGGTCATCGGTTCAATCCCGATCGCGAGCTTGATCACCGACCGAGAGCAGTGGACAGCCCGAGCTGTCCCGATGCAGGAGATGGACGAGTTTACCGTTAGGCGAACACCAACGACGAGCAGAGAACGCAGCCATGGCCAAGGCAAAGTTTGAGCGGACGAAGCCGCATGTGAACGTGGGGACGATTGGGCACGTGGACCACGGGAAGACGACGTTGACGGCGGCGATCACGGCGATCCAGGCGAAGAAGGGGTTGGCGCAGTT
It includes:
- a CDS encoding GTP-binding protein, coding for MAKAKFERTKPHVNVGTIGHVDHGKTTLTAAITAIQAKKGLAQ